acagtagtgtatatttttatgtatatatatatatatatatatatatatatatatatatatatatatatatatatatatatatagagagagagagagagagagagagagagagagagagagagagagagagagagagagaaaaggagaataaagggaaaaagaaacagagataAACCGAAAGAGAGAAAAGTGAGGGAGatacagaaaaagagaaagatagatgagtaaaaaaaggaagagagagtcAGAGTTTATTGGGTCAGAGACCTCCCCATCACAGTAAACACCTACGCAAACCAAAATACGATTAAACGTGAtttaaaagagagaaacagagagtgagagagagagtgaaagagagagaaataatcAGATGAAACTGTCAGGATGACGTCTCAGTGCAGGGAAATTAGAGATGAAGCGGACAGCGTCCGtgcagaaacacagacatttcCCTGATCGCTGTGTACGTGGGACAGCATCCGGGACAAAACTCATCAGCAAAATCGGAACCTGTGGTTGTAACAGCTAATGCAGAACGGTTGGAAAGATGTCAATTTATCACTGTAGTGGGGAAAAGTGAATGATCTGACGACTGGAAACTGTGTTGTGGCTGGCTTATGATGATGACTGATGCAGTGCTCCCACATATCTCACACATAGACATGACAAACAATATCACCGATATGATAGGCTGTTTTATAACGGTTTGACAGTCTCCACCATCAGGGGTGGTGTTGCGTTCTCTCATATTCTGGAGGGTCTGTTCCTCGACAGTATAGTtaaggtggggggtggggggggttagggGCTGCGGTGTATTTTTCAACCAAGAAGCACAGTGGGACATTTGTCATGACAGCTCACTTTCGCTAACTCTCTGGGGTCTCATGGTTCAGTGAGTCACAGCTTTTCATTACACCTTGTCACAAGCCTTATTTCACTTTGCTTGGTAATGATTTAAACTGGTGGTTTGTCTCGCCCCCCACAGCTTTGGATGACAACGTTATATTTCTTGATGTGGTTTAGTTTCACAACATGAATTAGTCCTCTGTAATTAGGTTGCTAAACATCTAATTTGGAGATTAAGTAAATGCCAAACAAGGAAATCAGATATGGTActtcatttattaataaaaaaaaaaagaataagtTCCAGTGTTTTCTTAACAGAAGAACATTCGGTTGTCGTATTCCTAAAAGAACGTTGATTTCTTCCTAATTTATTGGCACTATAAAGTCAGTCACACATTGGCATAATGTACATTCATTGGTTATATACATACTCAAAATGTCCTTCAGTATagatatacaaaataaataacataataataatattatattataaaaggCATAAATAAgttgaaatatataacataaAGCAATACAGTATAGAGAAAATCCAACACAAATATGTTAAGTCAGTGCATTTGCTTTTCAAACCTGTGTACATGAATACATGCAAGTATCTTCTGTCACTTGTAGGATTTTTGTTCACTGTAAATAATAAAACCCTATCAGCTACAAGCCAGACAAGACGATAAAGTAACACTGTAGCCCAGGACTCATATGAACGACTACTTTaaacacattcattcattctctGACAGAAAATGGAAACAATCCAAAGTCACCAAACACATTAGTAGAATTATGAATTAATTGTCATAGTTTAAAACTGTTTGGGCTTAACGAATGACCTGGATAATCTGGAGAATGGAATTTATCTGTATCTTGCAATTGTGTCTTTCACCATTAAAGCATTTTCTTGTGGTGGGATGATCCATTGACTCCCAATTGACCTCTGAATCCCAGGGGAGGGTTAGAGGGATGCATTTAATCATCACCAAGAAAAGTACTCCTAGATCTAGCCTTCATTGTCTGTATCGTTTTTTAGCATGAGAACGCCCAGGTATGTGGCAGTGTTTCCTGTGTTGATTTTGGAAACAGGGGAGATGGTGACTTCCAGTATGTCTGGCGTTGTTAGCTTCACAGCCCTGCCCAGGAATCCTGTGCTGAGGGAGGTGTTTGTCATCCTTCCCTCCAGCAGGACTCCCTTATTAGTCGTTTTCAATTTGACATCACATGATGAAAACAGTGCACTGGTTTGAGTCACCTGGAGGTACAAAAAGTAAGTACCATCATATAGTATAGTTAGACTTCCGTTATTGTTCAGATCGAGGAGTGGGATCTTGATGGGCTGTGTCTTCCAGTGGATTACCCCGGACTCATTCACCTCTGCGGATGATAGGTCGAAAACTGGCATTAGCAATGTGGATTGGATATGAACATGAATCAATTGAGACCACGCAGAAAAACTCAGTGGGGCCATTCTTCCAGACATACCTTTGGGTTCAAATGTGACTATTGGACCGACGGTTGGGCTTGCTCTCTGTGAAGAGGGACAACATTACTTATTAGTCACagggtctgtctgtgtcaggtTATGGTTCAATACACACCAGTACTGACAGAACGGCTAGAAATAGTTcaacagtttcaacattttgtgaAGCTTGCCAAAAATTCCCTCTATCACAAGGATGTATGGCTCAGGATGAAATTGTCAGCCTCAACCTTAAGTGCTTACATTAGATTCACCTCTTTCGGTaaggaaacttttttttttctttgttagttAGTAATACTTCCCGAAAGGCAGTCATTTGTTGGAATGTCCAAATGATCTTCAATCTTACCTGTTTTACATTGGTACATTTGGGAATAAATATTAACTTGCTGCACATATCAATAGGTCTCTTGAGCAGGCCCACAGCAGACAAAAAATCTGTTGTGAGGCTTTTTGGCTGTTCAACATGCCTGCCATCATGGTCTAGGTCTCCAGCATTGTTTCAGGCAAATCTAACTGTTACTGAGTTGTTAAGAAAATGTTTCAACAACCTGTGTTAAAATTTTTCTCATGTGTACCTGATCTGGTCACCTGCATATACAGTAGCTTTGATTGTCATCTACCTACAATGTTCTTTGTTggtattgtatttgtgtttattttttttactattttattttggaaTGTCAGTGCCTTGAGTGTTAGAAAATGctttacaaattaaatgttttattattatttattagtaTCATCTATTGCTGTTGGAATATACCATGACTTTAAGTAAGAAAATCTGAGATTAAAATCTTTGTTTCTGAGAAAGAATATAATGAAAAGGAGAAAGACGAGAGTTACAAAAGGCACAATGGCATTTCCCTACATCTGGGTATGATGTCATAGCATGTCACTTTTCCCTGTGATGAGGTTAGGTTGGTGGTTGGGTCCTCTACTGCCTGAAAGCTGGGGGGTTGATGAGTCAGATAGAGAGGAAGTGGGACTGATGACAGAGTTGCAAGGGACTGGTCCCTACTGAGCTGCATTCAAATGTCTGGATTCTACTTAAAATAATCTATGTATCTGCTATTATTATTGTGAAGTACTGAATCAAAACGGCAACATGAAAACACTACTGGTATCTGAAATTGAAGGAGGAAAAAATGTACTAAACATTTGTGTAGGACTTGTTTCAATCTATTTTACTATCATccccaaataacttttttcaaaaCCACCCCACCTCAAGCTTGTAAACAAGTTTGCTCTTTCCAAGGTGTGCCCTGACAGTTCTTAAGATGATTCTTTTCTCACTcctaatttaattatttatgaGTAATATTATATTGAAATCAGGAAACTTTGTACAGTTCCTTTAAAACTTGTTTTGAGATCAAAATATCTTGTGGTTATCTTATCAGGGAAAGGTCCAATTTTGGAGCTCTTAGATTTTCCTGGTAGCGGGAGGGAGAAACATCATGTTGATATTTTACATTGATATTTCCAGTCAGTAACTATTCTGTAAGTAGCAACAGATTACACCTCAGCGGTGAATTAATATTTAGCTCTAATGTAAGCTATTTCAAACAGTATGAATATGGATTGTTACACTGGCAGCCCACATTTCTTCACTAATATTGACCAATCAGCCCAGGAGTGAAAACAATCTAATGTcaaaacaattaatttggtttgtAAAAATGGATGAAGACAAAAATCTCAATCTGAGTAAACTCTGCCTGTGACACACACAATATAATTCAGCATTTTATGTTGAAGAACGGAGGAGCTCAGAGGTCTCTGATGCTACTGAAACCACTAAGATCGTTCTCATGACAGCTGCGACAGGCAGATGTTACCGCAACTACAGTACACAGCTGTACAAATATTGACGCAACAGCCAGATCACATCCAAAGCTTAGATTTTCCAGAGActcacaatacatttcagagaCAGAATTTATTCCACTAATGCCCCACAATATTCCAGGACTCTCTTTCAATCAAAACGGGGTATAGAAAATCTTCAACTAACTTCCCATGACAAACGTCTCTCATCCTACGCTCAGGTAATTAACGACTTTCAACAAAGGCGCAGGTGAATACTTCACCAGAGCATTCACTAGTCCATGCAAGTGAACAGTCTTACCAGTTTGTCTGATTTACCGATGAAGAGGAGGGTGATGGACATCACTTGACTGACGGTGAGGAGACAGACCCAGAACAGAAGTCCACAGACCAGCTTCGTCTGATTCCTCTGAGGCCTAGTGCCGTGACAGCTGTCCGAAACCTCACACTGCTTCATCCTCAGTCTGGGACGCCTGTCCACGGAGATGAGCTATACACCCAGGACAGAGCAGGTTCAGCACCCCCTGAGATGCAGTAGAGGGCGTACAGGAAGAGTGACAGGTGATAGCTTGAGCTAATGTGTTGGTTTGTCCTCCTGACgtcctctgtttctcttctgtGAAACCTCAGAACACTGCGGTGTGTATGTTTACTCGAGAAGTCAGTGAGACTTGTTTGTCTGTACTCTGCTCTAAGTTCCTGTGCAGATGTCCAGGACAGGTCGGCTGGTACTTCCCCTGAGAGACTGGAGGAAAATACTTAGACTTGATAAGACACTCTTCGTGAAGGGGAACGATCCTCCTACTGTTGTCACTGCTCTCATGAACAAATACGAATCCTGCTCCAGGGACAAAGGGAGGTGGTGATAAATGTTCTCAAACGATATCAAATGCGTGAAAAATGAGTCATTCACATACTTTCCCTGCACGGATTTTACAATGTCAATGTTTGCCACCTACCGCTATAAGTCAAACCAGCTTCTTGATGTTGAACGGTTCGGTAAACAAGTGTTCTGTCCATTCACTCTTCTGATTGTGTCAGTATGCgtttccttttttcctttttatgttCTCTTCCTGTTTGTCTTTCTTATTGTAAAACGTTACAGGTTGAGTAAAGATATTTTATAGACATCTCCACACACTCCAGTGTGTCATATGGTGTTATGTAAgcccatttttattattatctctGAAATCTCCCCGCCAGGCCTTGCTGCTCATCTTTTATGGTTTATCTATGGTTATTTGTGGTCGAAGTCGGGGGGAACTttccaaacaaaaacaaatgtttaaggTTCCATTCTTGGTCTTTGATGGACTGAAAGGCCAAATATAGATTGAAAGGCCAAAGCAACACCTACATAGATAAATAATAGAAGATGATTAGGGAACAAGTACATTAAGTGGGAGTAGGACACTGTTACCAGTTTCTAAAACCCCTGTTTCATTTGTAATGGAAATAACTGACCTTTGTTTAGACATCAAATAGGAGAGGTAGTATGTTAGGTTGGCCAGCAGTCCAGCAGCTGCCtcccacacacatatacagtatacactgCAGTTTAGGTTTGAGTCTCCCCTCTGACTTTCAACTCTTTCTGTTCAAAAAGTGTTAAGAAATCATAAGCCCCTTGTTTTAGGCTTATAAGTAtataaatattagaaaatgtttaacaCAATAATATTAACAGTGCATACTGTACATCTATCTTTTCTTAAatctatttatatttactgCCACCACCAACTACTGGCCTGGGGTCCTGGGTCAAAATAGACCTAGTAAGCAGAgatatgtgtgtatttatttttattgtaaattaaattatttaattaaattaaacattttatatatatttattatatatttttttattgccatAAAGACACTTGCCTGGAATGGCTTGGGTGGTGCAAGGCTTCAGCTGAGAGAGTTTTTATGTTCCCTTATCTCTAAGTGTCAGGAACATAGACCCCATGAACCTGAGAGAACAATGGGGCCCAGGGAATTGAGTGCACATTGGCCCCAGGAACTTGAGAGAACACGAGGGTCCCGCAACATGAGGGGAACTCAGGGATGCATGCTTAGACCCTTCTGTACCGCAACACCATAATTAAGTTTTAGACGACACTACAATAATAACATGACACTGCCTATAAAAGGTCAGAGACCTACAGTGGATGGgtgatgacaaaaaaaaaatacatatcttTCCTGAATGGCCTAACCTTGTCAAACTATACATATTTCCCCTTAGTGGCCTAACCTAGtccaaaatatacatatttccCCTTACTGGCTTAACCTAGtccaaaatatacatatttccCCTTACTGGCTTAACCTAGtccaaaatatacatatttccCCTTACTGGCTTAACCTAGtccaaaatatacatatttccCCTTACTGGCTTAACCTAGTCCAAATCATATATCTTTCCCCTTAAGGCTTAACCTAGTCAGAAACATACATATTTCCCGATAATGGCTTAACCTagtccaaaacacacactgaattCTCAGTCAACTTCAATCTGTAAACACAGTCATATGAATAGAGGAATGCGTTGTTGGCCCTCAGATATTGTAAAGGTTGACAGCTATGCCACTGAGAACGCCCTGCAATCAATTGCCTTCAGAGGGTGGTGGGAATGACCAAATTCATCACAGAGGACTCCTTGTCATCCAAGACCTAAGAAGGCCCTGAACATATTCAAAAACCCTAGATCCCCAATCCACAGATAATTCTTTATACTACCACATTCAAGGCATGGACTTCAAGTCTTTACTGAGTGTACCCTGCACAGCTTCTACCACCAAGTTATCTGCTAAACAAGTCTGTTAAACAAGACTAgctgattatttgcattttttccCATCttcgaactatccctttaatattGAATGTAAAGTGGCTCTCAATGGTATTTCCCCCCAtaggacttttccacattttattgtgttacaacattaacttactgaaatacatttcatttgttttgccactgatcaacacaaataaCTCTAAGAGAACAATCAGTGGaatgtggaaaataaaatcTTTAAATTGTTCTAGATTAACTACAATTGTaagatacaaaataaataactgcTTAAGTATCCacccctttgccatgacacacctgaatgactTTGTGGTTCAACCAAATGTCTTGTAGAAGTCAGGTAGGTAGTTGAATTGATTTTACTTGTGGAATTAAGGTGTTTTTACATGATTTCAGGTCAAATACACTTGTTTCTGGAAGGTAATACAGACGGTTAGTAcaattccacaaaaaaaactatatctTAAAGGAACATACAAATTCAATTCCGGAATAAGTTCCTTCAAAAGCACAAATCAGGGGTAGGATTCTAGATGATTTCCTAGGCAATGAATATCCAAATATCCAAATGGTTCAACTGTAATTGAAAAGAGAATATTAAGAATATGAGCCAGCATTTTTCGTGTTCAAGCTAAGTGTTATGTTTGCCACAAgcctaacactgcacatcatcctgagaacgccatccctactgtgaagcatggtggtggcagcatcatgttatggggatgtttctctgCGTCAGGGCCTGAAAAGCTTATGAAGATTTGATGGAGTGGCTAAAAACCAAAAATGTCCTGTTATGGCCCAGTCAAACCCTGGAACTAACTCCAATTGAGAATATAtagaaagagttgaaaatggctgttcaccaaaggtccccatccaacttgatggagcttgagcaatttttcAAAGAAGAATGTGCAAAAAGTGCTGTGTCCAAAAGTGCAATGCTGTGagtgcctctaccaaatatttaCTAAATGGGGGAATACCTTTGCAATCTATAATTTTTTAGAACAATTTTAGATCTTACATTTCACTTTACTATATTATTCacctttttttgtgttgatgagTGGCAAAAACACCCTAATTAAATCAAATTTgagtttaataaaataaataatgaaatgtgaaaaagtcTAAGTAGGGTCAATACTTTTGAGAGTCATAATATATAGTATATGGATCTATCTAAATGTAGGGATAGGCTTAAGAGCAGTTTCACTGATTAATCATACTAAAGTTCTGTAATTATTGTCGATATGCAACGCAAAGACATTTGCTCATGTTGTaacctaaaaaaataaaagctattCTGGAGTCAGTTGATGACTGTAAATTCTCGTTATCTCCCCTcaatatatgaaaaataaatgactttagGACTCGGAACATAATATAATCTAATCAGCTTTCAAAGTTCCTAAGCTGAATGCACATTAATGTTACAATATGGccgtttttttttccatttcctgATACGCATCTTATAAGAGGTTTTTATCTGACATTCACACTATGCTTTGTGGTATTAATTTTGCATCCTTGTCTCTTATTAGTAATCCACTGAATGAGCTTCAGGAACATGGTGAGCAGATTCAAGGaaaggtaattttttttttattgatcttGAGATCAAACGTGACCTTTGGTAGGCGTAGGAAT
This is a stretch of genomic DNA from Esox lucius isolate fEsoLuc1 chromosome 11, fEsoLuc1.pri, whole genome shotgun sequence. It encodes these proteins:
- the tnfsf18 gene encoding tumor necrosis factor ligand superfamily member 18 yields the protein MKQCEVSDSCHGTRPQRNQTKLVCGLLFWVCLLTVSQVMSITLLFIGKSDKLRASPTVGPIVTFEPKEVNESGVIHWKTQPIKIPLLDLNNNGSLTILYDGTYFLYLQVTQTSALFSSCDVKLKTTNKGVLLEGRMTNTSLSTGFLGRAVKLTTPDILEVTISPVSKINTGNTATYLGVLMLKNDTDNEG